In the genome of Kineococcus endophyticus, the window GACCAGCGCGGACGGGGGTCGGACGCTGGGCGGTTGTGCGGCCAGGCGGACCGACAGGACCGGGGAGCCGGCCGGGACGTGCTCGAGGAGGTCCTCGGCCCAGCTGAGGACGAGGCGGCCGGCCTCGTCGGTGACGCCTGCGACCCTCCGCCCGTGCAGCCAGACGTCGAGGGTCGTCACGAGGGACCCTCCGCCGGGCCACTGCCGCTGAGGGTGGCTCCGAGGGCCTCGGTCAGCAGGAGCAGCCGGGACAGCGTGAGGTCGCTCTTGCCGCGCTCGAGCTCGGAGATGTACCGCTGCGAGACGCCGGTCCGTTGCGACAGCTGCGTCTGCGTCAGCCCGGCCTGCCGGCGCAGTCCGTGCAGCCAGCGACCCACCTGGGCGCCCGTGGTGAACGTGACGGTCGGCACGGTGGGTCCTCCGGGCGTATGACGATGCCAGATAGCGGCGATTATCCACCAGGGTAGTGCGACCAGCGTCGGGCGCGCTCGGGGAGCAAAGGGGTACGGTGGTGCCGTGGCTCGTCTGGAGAACCTCCTCCTTCGTCGCCGCGGCGGGGCCAGCTAGGCCGGTCTCCCCGTCGCGGGACCTCGTCGTGCGCGCCGGCCGCCACACCGCCCGCAATGAGGAGATGACGACGTGCAGAACACCCAGACGCCGAGCCCGATGCCGTTCCACAAGTACCAGCCGTTCCACGAGCAGATCACCGTCCACCTGCCCGACCGCACCTGGCCGACCAAGCGCATCACCCAGGCACCGCGCTGGTGCGCCGTCGACCTGCGCGACGGGAACCAGGCGCTCATCGACCCCATGAACTCCGAGCGCAAGCTGCGCATGTTCCAGCTGCTCGTCGCCATGGGCTACAAGGACATCGAGGTCGGGTTCCCCTCCGCCTCGCAGACCGACTTCGACTTCGTCCGGACGCTGGTCGAGAACGACCTGATCCCCGACGACGTCCGCATCCAGGTGCTGACGCAGGCGCGCGAACACCTCATCGAACGCACCTACGAGTCGCTGCGCGGCGCCAAGCAGGCGATCGTCCACCTCTACAACTCGACGTCGGTGCTGCAGCGGCGCGTCGTCTTCGGGTCCGACGAGGACGGCATCGTCGACCTGGCCCTGCAGGGCGCCCGCCTGTGCCGGAAGTTCGAGGAGACCATCCCCGAGACGACCGTCTACTACGAGTACTCCCCGGAGTCCTACACCGGCACCGAGCTGGAGTTCGCCGCGCGCATCTGCAACGCGGTCGTCGAGGTGTTCGAGCCGACGCCGGACCGCAAGGTCATCGTCAACCTGCCCGCCACCGTCGAGATGGCCACCCCCAACGTCTACGCCGACTCGATCGAGTGGATGTCGCGCCACCTGCACCACCGCGAGAACGTCATCCTGTCGCTGCATCCGCACAACGACCGCGGGACGGGCGTGGCCGCGGCCGAGCTCGGGTACCTGGCCGGGGCGGACCGCATCGAGGGGTGCCTGTTCGGCAACGGTGAGCGGACCGGGAACGTCGACCTCGTCACGCTGGGCATGAACCTGTTCAGCCAGGGCATCGACCCGCAGATCGACTTCTCCGACATCGACCACGTCCGCCGCACGGTCGAGCACTGCAACCAGCTGCCCGTCGGCGAGCGCGTCCCCTACGGCGGAGACCTCGTCTTCACGGCCTTCTCCGGCTCCCACCAGGACGCCATCAAGAAGGGCCTGGAGGCGATGGAGCGCGACGCGGCCGCCGCCGGCAAGACCGTCGACGAGATCCCGTGGGCGGTGCCGTACCTGCCGATCGACCCCAAGGACGTGGGCCGCTCCTACGAGGCCGTCATCCGCGTGAACTCCCAGTCCGGCAAGGGCGGGGTGGCGTACCTGCTGAAGGCCGAGCACCAGCTGGACCTGCCGCGCCGCCTGCAGATCGAGTTCTCCCGGGTCATCCAGGAACGCACCGACGCCCAGGGTGGCGAGGTGTCCTCGCGCCAGATCCACGAGGTGTTCACCGACGAGTACCTGCCCTCGCCCACGGGCACGCCCGAGTGGGGCCGGTTCGCCCTGCGGGGCACCCGGTCGGTGAGCGTCGTCGACGGGGCGGACACCCTGGAGGTCGACCTCTGGGACGGCGGCACCGTGAGCACGGTGCAGGGCACCGGCAACGGGCCCATCGCCGCGTTCTGCGCCGCCCTGGGTGAGCAGGGAGTCGACGTCCGCGTCCTCGACTACGCCGAGCACGCGCTGTCGGCCGGCGGGGACGCGCGCGCCGCGGCCTACGTCGAGTGCGCCGTCGACGGCCGCGTCCTGTGGGGTGTGGGCGTCGACCACAACATCACGACGGCCTCGCTCAAGGCGATCGTCTCGGCGGTCAACCGCGCCCTGCGCTGATCGGCTCCGCGCGTCCGCGCCGTCCGGGGTTCGACTCCCCCCGGACGGCGCGGACCGTTAAGATCAGTCACCACCTGTGACGCGCGGTCACCGGCGGCGACACGGGGAGGGGGCGGCGTGGGCACCGAGCTCGAACCCGTCAGCCCGTTCGGACCGTTCGACACCCTCGCCGAGTGGGCGCACAAGCTCTACCTCGACGGCTACGGCGAGCGGGCCATCGCCGCCAGCCGCGAGGCCCTGGCCTTCTGCGAGGCCGCCGGGGACGAGCGCACGGCCCGCTACCTGCAGTTCATCTGCGGCGTCGCCCTGCACCAGCTCGGCCGCGCGGCCGAGGCCAGCGAGGAGGCCGGGCACCTGCTGCGCCGCCTCGGCGCCGGCGCGGACCCCGTCTGGCGGGCCAAGGCCCTCGCGCTGCTTGCGGAGTCCCGCGTCGACCTGGGCATGACGGCCCTGGCCATGGACCACCTCGCCGAGGGCAAGCTCATCGTCTCGGCCCAGCCCATCCGCACCTACGACCACCTCTCGGCGACGATGTCCGTCGCCCTCGCGCTCAACGCGCTCGCGCTCTTCGAGCCCGCCGACGAGCTCATGGTCCAGATGCTGGCCCTCACGTTCCCGCCCGCACGGGTGCGGCTCAACGTCGCCCAGGAGGCCGCGGTCCTCCGGGTCGCCTGGGGCTCGATGCTCGAGGTCGCAGGCCGCGCCCAGGAGGCGTGGCCGCACTACACCGAGGCGCTCGCGCGGGCGGCCCGGATGCGCCAGCTCGCCGCCGAGGCCGACTACCCCGAGATGCTCGCCCGGGCCGAGGCCGTCGAGGCGTTCGTCCTGCAGCGCACCGGAGAGACCGACCTCGCCCAGGCCCGCCTGCGGCCGGCGATGGAGGCCTTCCGGCTGCGCGAGGAACTCGCCGAGACCCAGATCGCGCGCATCGCGCTGGCCATGGTCGCCTCCGACGCGGGCGACCGCGCCGCGGCCACGGACCTCCTCGCCGCCGTCCAGCGCGTCTCCTCGGCCACCCAGCTCGACGTCTGGGGGCTCACGGCGCTCGCCGTCCGGGCGCGCAACGCCGTGCTGCACGACGGGCGCAGCGAGGCCGCCGACGCGCTCGAGCTCCTGGCCCAGGTCTCGCTCACGCGGCTCTGGGAGGACCGCGAGAGCCGGTTCGAGGCGCTGCAGGACCGCATGCGCCAGCGCGAGATGGCCGAGCAGCACGAACGCCTCGGCCGGGCCTCGCTCGTGGACCCCATGACGGGCCTGGGCAACCGCCGCCGCCTGCAGCAGGTCCTCGAACGCCCCGACCAGCGCTTCAGCGCCGTCCTGCTCGACGTCGACCGGTTCCGCGCCGTCAACGACGAGCACGGCCACGAGGCCGGCGACGCGGTCCTGCGCCGCATCGCGGACCTGGTGCAGCGCAACGTGGGCGACGACGACATCGTCGTCCGCTACGGCGCCGACGAGTTCGTCGTCCTCGTGCCCGGCGGGCGCGGTGCGGAGCAGACGGCCGAGCGGCTGCTGGAGGTCGTCCGCAAGGAACCCTGGCTGGAGATCTCCCTCGGCCTGCGCGTCACCGTCTCGGCCGGGGTGGCCGGGCCGGCGTCGGCGGCCGAGGCCCTCGCGGCCGCCGACCGTGCGGTCCTCGACGCCAAGCGTTCGGGGCGCGACCGGCTCGTCACGGGCTGACGGGCTCTGTCCGAGCGTCGACCTACAGTGGTCGCGTGGCGGGCAGGAGCAGCAGGGGTTCCAGCATCGGCGGGGCGAAGAGCTACCGCGACGAGGCCGTCGTCCTGCGCACCACCAAGCTCGGCGAGGCCGACCGGATCGTGACCCTCCTCACCCGGCACCACGGCCGCGTGCGCGCCGTGGCCAAGGGCGTGCGGCGCACGTCGTCCCGCTTCGGGGCGCGGCTGGAACCCTTCACCTGCGTCGACGTGCAGCTGCACCGCGGCCGCTCGCTCGACACCGTCACCC includes:
- a CDS encoding helix-turn-helix domain-containing protein encodes the protein MPTVTFTTGAQVGRWLHGLRRQAGLTQTQLSQRTGVSQRYISELERGKSDLTLSRLLLLTEALGATLSGSGPAEGPS
- the leuA gene encoding 2-isopropylmalate synthase, coding for MQNTQTPSPMPFHKYQPFHEQITVHLPDRTWPTKRITQAPRWCAVDLRDGNQALIDPMNSERKLRMFQLLVAMGYKDIEVGFPSASQTDFDFVRTLVENDLIPDDVRIQVLTQAREHLIERTYESLRGAKQAIVHLYNSTSVLQRRVVFGSDEDGIVDLALQGARLCRKFEETIPETTVYYEYSPESYTGTELEFAARICNAVVEVFEPTPDRKVIVNLPATVEMATPNVYADSIEWMSRHLHHRENVILSLHPHNDRGTGVAAAELGYLAGADRIEGCLFGNGERTGNVDLVTLGMNLFSQGIDPQIDFSDIDHVRRTVEHCNQLPVGERVPYGGDLVFTAFSGSHQDAIKKGLEAMERDAAAAGKTVDEIPWAVPYLPIDPKDVGRSYEAVIRVNSQSGKGGVAYLLKAEHQLDLPRRLQIEFSRVIQERTDAQGGEVSSRQIHEVFTDEYLPSPTGTPEWGRFALRGTRSVSVVDGADTLEVDLWDGGTVSTVQGTGNGPIAAFCAALGEQGVDVRVLDYAEHALSAGGDARAAAYVECAVDGRVLWGVGVDHNITTASLKAIVSAVNRALR
- a CDS encoding diguanylate cyclase, translating into MGTELEPVSPFGPFDTLAEWAHKLYLDGYGERAIAASREALAFCEAAGDERTARYLQFICGVALHQLGRAAEASEEAGHLLRRLGAGADPVWRAKALALLAESRVDLGMTALAMDHLAEGKLIVSAQPIRTYDHLSATMSVALALNALALFEPADELMVQMLALTFPPARVRLNVAQEAAVLRVAWGSMLEVAGRAQEAWPHYTEALARAARMRQLAAEADYPEMLARAEAVEAFVLQRTGETDLAQARLRPAMEAFRLREELAETQIARIALAMVASDAGDRAAATDLLAAVQRVSSATQLDVWGLTALAVRARNAVLHDGRSEAADALELLAQVSLTRLWEDRESRFEALQDRMRQREMAEQHERLGRASLVDPMTGLGNRRRLQQVLERPDQRFSAVLLDVDRFRAVNDEHGHEAGDAVLRRIADLVQRNVGDDDIVVRYGADEFVVLVPGGRGAEQTAERLLEVVRKEPWLEISLGLRVTVSAGVAGPASAAEALAAADRAVLDAKRSGRDRLVTG